ATAATCCAGGCGGTCAGTAAGGGGAATACACTGATGGTAGGTTTTGTACTCCGCCAGCTTTTCCACGCCACGGTGTAAAAATCCAATATGAGGCGTAGCCTTGGTGATCGTTTCGCCATCCAGATCAAGCAGCAACCTCAACACACCATGGGTGCTTGGATGTTGTGGCCCCATATTAATACTCATTACATGTGTTTTTTGCGGGGCGGGGGCTGTTGTCACTCTGTATCCTTTCTGTAGATACTTCTCAGGTCAGATGGTTGTCTTCCCTCAACGGGATAATCCTTCCTTAAAGGATGTCCTTCAAAATCATCCGGCATAAGGATTTTTCTGAGATCAGGGTGTCCGCCAAATTTAATTCCGAACATATCGTACGTTTCTCTTTCATGCCAGTTCGCGGTTGTCCAAACACCGGTCACTGTTGATATGGAGGGTTCATTTGCTGAAACAGGCACCTTTAAGCGCAGACGGTGATTTTTACGGAGAGAATAGAGATGATACACTACTTCAAAAACCCCATTTTTTTCAATACGGTCAACTC
Above is a window of Candidatus Brocadiaceae bacterium DNA encoding:
- a CDS encoding NADH-quinone oxidoreductase subunit C → MDDEAIVTIIKSHFPNAILESRTFRGELTLVVKKDYIPEIASFLKQNEALDFNYLSDLCGVDRIEKNGVFEVVYHLYSLRKNHRLRLKVPVSANEPSISTVTGVWTTANWHERETYDMFGIKFGGHPDLRKILMPDDFEGHPLRKDYPVEGRQPSDLRSIYRKDTE